The following are encoded together in the Microterricola viridarii genome:
- a CDS encoding class I SAM-dependent methyltransferase: MERSELVALLSPEGLRLLDSLPEWDSSADVVRTVAALRKEGHPPELVAAVLSQAKLRAKAAGKFGEFARTMLFTEAGLEQATRLRVAALHAGRFAGAGVQHVADLGCGIGGDALAMAALELRVTAADADEVTATLASFNLAPFPRATVLHARAEEVDLDGLADGPADGVYLDPARRSAGHANTSRLTRPEDYTPSLDFAFGLGQRMPTGVKLGPGFDRELIPTDAEAQWVSVDGALVEMGLWFGALARPGVRRSALLLGRAGSHELTAEADSADAEVGALGAYLYEPDGAVIRARLIGDLARSLDARMLSDGIAYLTADTATETPFATCFRVLEQLPNDEKKLKAALATRGIGTLEIKKRGIDVDPASLRTRLKLKGSGSATIVLTRAAGKHVTLLVERV, translated from the coding sequence ATGGAACGCAGTGAGCTCGTCGCCCTCCTCTCCCCCGAGGGGCTGCGGCTGCTCGACTCGCTGCCGGAATGGGATTCCTCCGCGGATGTCGTGCGCACCGTCGCCGCGCTCCGCAAGGAGGGGCACCCGCCGGAGCTCGTCGCCGCAGTGCTCAGCCAGGCGAAGCTCCGCGCCAAGGCGGCCGGCAAATTCGGCGAGTTCGCCCGCACCATGCTTTTCACTGAGGCCGGCCTCGAGCAGGCGACCCGGCTGAGGGTCGCCGCCCTGCACGCCGGCCGCTTCGCCGGCGCCGGGGTGCAGCATGTGGCCGACCTCGGCTGCGGCATCGGCGGCGACGCCCTTGCCATGGCCGCCCTCGAGTTGCGGGTGACCGCCGCGGACGCCGACGAGGTGACGGCCACGCTGGCCTCCTTCAACCTGGCGCCGTTCCCCCGGGCCACCGTGCTGCACGCCAGGGCAGAGGAGGTCGACCTCGACGGCTTGGCCGACGGTCCGGCCGACGGCGTTTACCTGGACCCGGCCCGGCGCAGCGCCGGGCATGCCAACACCTCCCGGCTGACCCGGCCTGAGGACTACACGCCGTCGTTGGACTTCGCCTTCGGCCTCGGCCAGCGGATGCCGACCGGCGTGAAGCTCGGACCCGGATTCGACCGTGAGCTGATCCCGACCGACGCCGAGGCGCAGTGGGTGTCTGTCGACGGCGCCCTCGTCGAGATGGGGCTGTGGTTCGGCGCGCTGGCCCGCCCCGGCGTGCGGCGCAGTGCGCTGCTTCTCGGCAGGGCCGGCAGCCACGAGCTCACCGCGGAGGCGGACAGCGCCGACGCAGAGGTCGGCGCGCTCGGCGCCTACCTGTACGAGCCGGACGGGGCCGTCATCCGGGCCCGCCTGATCGGCGACCTGGCCCGCTCCCTCGACGCGAGGATGCTGAGCGACGGCATCGCCTACCTGACCGCGGATACCGCGACTGAGACCCCGTTCGCGACGTGCTTCCGCGTGCTCGAGCAGCTGCCGAACGACGAGAAGAAGCTCAAGGCGGCGCTGGCGACCCGGGGCATCGGCACGCTGGAGATCAAGAAGCGCGGCATCGACGTCGACCCGGCCAGCCTGCGCACCCGGCTGAAGCTGAAGGGCAGCGGCTCGGCCACGATCGTGCTGACCCGCGCCGCGGGCAAACACGTCACTCTGCTGGTCGAGCGCGTCTGA
- the groES gene encoding co-chaperone GroES: MSVSIKPLEDRIVIKQVEAEQVTASGLVIPDTAKEKPQEGEVVAVGPGRIDDNGNRVPLDVAVGDKVLYSKYGGTEVKFGGEDFLVLSARDVLAVVVR; the protein is encoded by the coding sequence GTGTCGGTCAGCATCAAGCCGCTCGAGGATCGCATTGTCATCAAGCAGGTTGAGGCAGAGCAGGTCACTGCCTCTGGCCTCGTCATCCCTGACACCGCCAAGGAGAAGCCCCAGGAGGGCGAGGTTGTGGCTGTGGGCCCCGGCCGCATCGACGACAACGGCAACCGCGTCCCGCTCGACGTTGCTGTCGGCGACAAGGTGCTCTACTCCAAGTACGGTGGAACCGAAGTGAAGTTCGGCGGCGAGGACTTCCTCGTGCTGTCGGCTCGCGACGTGCTCGCGGTGGTCGTGCGCTAA
- a CDS encoding ABC transporter ATP-binding protein — MTNSSPGTIPAGQPEPDTRELVVDVRGVTAGYLPGINILTDCSLSARQGELIGIIGPNGAGKSTLLKAIFGLVKVREGGIYLHGEEITNLKANKLVGKGVGFVPQTNNVFPTLTIQENLEMGIYQKPKGLAERLEFVTAIFPELGKRLGQRAGSLSGGERQMVAMSRALMMGPHVLLLDEPSAGLSPVRQDEAFLRVKEINKAGVTTIMVEQNARRCLQICDRGYVLDHGKDAYTGTGRELLNDPKVIGLYLGTLGQDDE, encoded by the coding sequence ATGACGAACAGTAGCCCTGGCACCATCCCGGCGGGGCAGCCGGAACCCGACACCCGCGAGCTCGTCGTCGACGTGCGCGGCGTGACGGCCGGATACCTGCCCGGCATCAACATCCTCACGGACTGCTCCCTCAGCGCCCGCCAGGGCGAGCTGATCGGCATCATCGGGCCGAACGGAGCGGGCAAGTCCACGCTGCTCAAAGCGATCTTCGGCCTGGTCAAGGTGCGCGAGGGCGGCATCTATCTGCACGGCGAGGAGATCACGAACCTCAAGGCCAACAAGTTGGTCGGCAAGGGCGTCGGATTCGTGCCGCAGACGAACAACGTCTTCCCGACGCTGACCATCCAGGAGAACCTCGAGATGGGGATCTACCAGAAGCCGAAGGGGCTGGCAGAGCGGTTGGAGTTTGTCACGGCGATCTTCCCGGAGCTGGGCAAGCGGCTCGGGCAGCGCGCCGGCTCGCTCTCCGGCGGCGAGCGCCAGATGGTGGCCATGTCGCGCGCGCTGATGATGGGCCCGCACGTGCTGCTGCTCGACGAGCCGAGCGCCGGCCTCTCCCCCGTGCGCCAGGACGAGGCCTTCCTCCGGGTCAAAGAGATCAACAAGGCAGGCGTCACCACGATCATGGTCGAGCAGAACGCCCGCCGCTGCCTGCAGATCTGCGACCGCGGCTACGTGCTCGACCACGGCAAGGACGCCTACACCGGCACCGGCCGCGAGCTGCTGAACGACCCCAAGGTGATCGGCCTCTACCTCGGCACCCTCGGCCAGGACGACGAGTAG
- the rarD gene encoding EamA family transporter RarD: MSDVASGNGRAGLIYAASAYLLWGFLPLYFIALAPSGAFEVVAWRIVFSLVFCAVLLAVTRRYRPFLALLKRPRISLTMALAGALIYINWQTYVYSALSGQVVEAALGYFINPIVTVFLGVFFLREKLRPAQWTAVGISLVAVLVLAISAGSVPWIALTLAFSFGFYGFIKKRVGHAVDAVAGLSMETLWLLPVAVIQLIIVGLTTGITFGTVSPVHSLLLVGLGVITAIPLLFFAAASRRLPLVVLGFIQYFAPVIQFLVGVLILHETMSDARWIGFSLVWLALIILMVDGMVSTRATRRSVPELV, encoded by the coding sequence GTGTCGGATGTCGCCAGCGGCAATGGCCGCGCCGGCCTGATCTACGCCGCATCCGCCTATCTTCTGTGGGGCTTCCTCCCGCTCTACTTCATCGCCCTGGCGCCGAGCGGGGCCTTCGAGGTCGTCGCCTGGCGCATCGTGTTCTCGCTTGTCTTCTGTGCGGTGCTGCTCGCCGTCACCCGCCGTTATCGGCCGTTCCTCGCCCTGCTCAAGCGGCCCCGGATCTCGCTCACCATGGCGCTCGCCGGTGCGCTGATCTACATCAACTGGCAGACCTACGTCTACAGCGCGCTGAGCGGCCAGGTCGTCGAGGCCGCACTGGGCTACTTCATCAACCCGATCGTCACCGTGTTCCTCGGCGTCTTCTTCCTGCGTGAGAAGCTGCGCCCGGCACAGTGGACGGCCGTCGGGATCAGTCTGGTGGCTGTGCTGGTGCTGGCGATCAGCGCCGGCAGCGTGCCCTGGATCGCCCTCACGCTGGCCTTCTCGTTCGGGTTCTACGGTTTCATCAAGAAGCGGGTCGGCCACGCCGTGGACGCAGTGGCGGGGCTCAGCATGGAGACGCTCTGGCTGCTGCCCGTTGCCGTCATCCAGCTCATCATCGTCGGCCTGACGACGGGCATCACGTTCGGCACCGTCAGCCCGGTGCACTCGCTGCTGCTCGTGGGCCTCGGAGTCATCACCGCCATCCCGCTGCTGTTCTTCGCCGCGGCCTCCCGGCGCCTGCCTTTGGTGGTCTTGGGCTTCATTCAGTACTTCGCGCCCGTCATCCAGTTCCTCGTCGGCGTGCTGATCTTGCACGAGACGATGTCGGACGCGCGCTGGATCGGCTTCTCGCTGGTCTGGTTGGCGCTCATCATCCTGATGGTCGATGGCATGGTCAGCACGCGCGCCACGCGCCGCAGCGTTCCCGAACTGGTCTGA
- a CDS encoding MerR family transcriptional regulator → MYTIGEFASIGRVSVRMLRHYDEIGLLVPARVDPFSGYRSYSGAQFAELGRLVAVKELGFKLEDVAAIVHGTVSDDGYRALLVERRAELARQIELDIARLGRIEARLRTSEGGTTMSGASQANQDAGRAAVELRALPAVRVALATAVAPGFGPENISPVIGPLFDRLRTALTAAGSPPRGEAFASYEAIEDAPDGESVRASAAFAVDGDVADADADGFSVQQLPAVELAATLVHYGEMARIGDTWQALDEWIDANGYELAGVCRERYVVAQPEPEQNWVTELQQPVVRR, encoded by the coding sequence ATGTACACCATCGGAGAATTCGCATCGATCGGTCGGGTGTCTGTGCGCATGCTCAGGCACTACGACGAGATCGGCCTGCTCGTGCCCGCCCGCGTGGACCCCTTCTCTGGCTACCGTTCCTACTCCGGCGCCCAGTTCGCCGAGCTCGGCCGTCTGGTCGCGGTGAAGGAGTTGGGCTTCAAGCTGGAGGATGTCGCCGCGATCGTGCACGGCACTGTCAGCGACGACGGCTATCGGGCGCTGCTCGTGGAGCGCCGTGCCGAGCTGGCACGGCAGATCGAGCTCGACATCGCACGACTGGGCCGGATCGAGGCGCGTCTCCGCACATCAGAAGGAGGAACAACCATGTCTGGAGCATCACAGGCGAACCAGGATGCCGGCCGCGCGGCCGTGGAACTACGCGCGCTGCCCGCCGTTCGCGTCGCGCTGGCGACCGCCGTTGCCCCCGGCTTCGGCCCCGAGAACATCAGCCCCGTCATCGGCCCGCTGTTTGACCGGCTACGCACCGCGCTCACCGCGGCGGGCAGCCCGCCGCGCGGTGAAGCGTTCGCGAGCTACGAGGCGATCGAGGACGCCCCGGACGGCGAGAGCGTCCGCGCCAGCGCCGCGTTCGCCGTGGACGGCGACGTCGCCGACGCCGACGCCGACGGCTTCAGCGTGCAGCAGCTGCCCGCGGTCGAGCTGGCCGCCACGCTCGTGCACTACGGCGAGATGGCACGGATCGGCGACACCTGGCAGGCCCTGGACGAGTGGATCGACGCCAACGGCTACGAGCTCGCCGGGGTGTGCCGTGAGCGCTACGTCGTCGCGCAGCCCGAGCCGGAGCAGAACTGGGTGACGGAGCTGCAGCAGCCCGTCGTGCGGCGCTAG
- a CDS encoding ABC transporter ATP-binding protein → MSSNSTPSSRPVKSVDLHIGDAVPGCRKNDPILIADGVRRTFGGLTAVDVEHVEIPRGAITALIGPNGAGKTTFFNLLTGFDKPDAGSWTFNDKPLAHVPAFRVARMGLIRTFQLTKSLALLSVMDNMKLGATGQIGEYMFRALFPFLWRKQDQQIEAKALELLTRFKLDEKRTDYAASLSGGQRKLLEMARALMSDPTLVMLDEPMAGVNPALTQSLLDHILGLKEQGMTVLFVEHDMHMVRHIADWVIVMAEGRVVAEGDPKTVMQNPAVIDAYLGQHHDSDLGSSDSGHVEAIKELLDDEQ, encoded by the coding sequence TTGTCAAGTAACTCGACCCCCAGCTCCCGGCCGGTCAAGTCGGTTGACCTGCACATCGGCGACGCGGTTCCCGGGTGCCGCAAGAACGACCCCATCCTCATCGCGGACGGCGTGCGGCGCACCTTCGGCGGCCTCACCGCCGTCGACGTCGAGCACGTCGAGATCCCGCGCGGTGCGATCACGGCGCTGATTGGTCCGAACGGGGCCGGTAAGACGACGTTCTTCAACCTGCTCACCGGTTTTGACAAGCCGGATGCCGGCAGCTGGACGTTCAACGACAAGCCGCTCGCGCACGTCCCCGCCTTCCGGGTGGCGCGCATGGGACTGATCCGCACCTTCCAGCTCACCAAATCGCTCGCCTTGCTCAGCGTGATGGACAACATGAAGCTCGGTGCGACCGGCCAGATCGGCGAGTACATGTTCCGCGCACTGTTCCCGTTCCTCTGGCGCAAACAGGATCAGCAGATTGAGGCGAAGGCGCTCGAGCTGCTCACCCGGTTCAAGCTCGACGAGAAGCGGACCGACTACGCCGCCAGCCTTTCCGGCGGCCAGCGCAAACTGCTCGAGATGGCCAGGGCCCTGATGAGCGACCCGACCCTGGTGATGCTCGATGAGCCGATGGCCGGTGTGAACCCGGCGCTCACCCAGTCTCTGCTCGACCACATCCTCGGTCTCAAGGAGCAGGGGATGACGGTGCTCTTCGTCGAACACGACATGCACATGGTGCGGCACATCGCCGACTGGGTGATCGTGATGGCAGAGGGCCGCGTCGTGGCAGAGGGCGACCCGAAGACGGTGATGCAGAACCCGGCCGTGATCGACGCCTATCTGGGCCAACACCACGACAGCGACCTCGGCAGCAGCGACAGCGGCCACGTCGAAGCCATTAAGGAGCTCCTCGATGACGAACAGTAG
- a CDS encoding ABC transporter substrate-binding protein, translating to MSVIVKASVSRSVRAMLSGVAIVGVSALVLTGCSSGASPESSASPGGSETPSADAGEALPIKAGDRDLTLKVGQLVPQSGSLAFLGPPQIAAAKLAVDDINAANLGIKLDLIVRDEGDTTVDVATGSVTDLLSQGVSAISGAAASAQTRNVYGQVTSAGVVLMSPSNTGLDLSNIADNGLYWRTAPSDVLQGEVLGNLIAEDGNSTLGIIYQNDAYGTGLADTTKKNFEASGGKVVAESSFNTGDTNFTTQISDVTAQNPDAIALITFDQSKIIIPELVGGGFPGDKLYLVDGNLVDYSADFAAGLITGAKGTKPGLDLTKLGDFTDRLLTVDPTLTDFTYAPESYDNIVLFALAAYAADDTTGKSIADYLRQISGGTGDGTKVTTFEEGVALLKDGKQIDYDGYSGPITFDANGDPTQATIGIYQYDASNMPSKRLN from the coding sequence ATGAGTGTAATAGTGAAGGCCTCGGTCTCACGCTCTGTCCGGGCCATGCTGAGCGGGGTCGCCATCGTCGGCGTCAGCGCACTGGTGCTCACCGGATGCAGCAGCGGAGCCAGCCCCGAATCCTCCGCATCGCCCGGGGGGTCAGAGACTCCCAGCGCAGATGCCGGCGAGGCGCTGCCCATCAAGGCAGGTGACCGCGACCTCACTCTGAAGGTGGGGCAGCTGGTTCCGCAGAGCGGCTCACTCGCGTTCCTCGGCCCGCCCCAGATCGCTGCCGCGAAGCTCGCCGTCGATGACATCAATGCCGCCAACCTCGGCATCAAGCTCGACCTGATCGTGCGCGACGAGGGTGACACCACCGTCGACGTCGCAACGGGATCGGTCACCGACCTGCTCTCGCAGGGCGTTTCCGCGATCTCCGGCGCTGCGGCATCCGCCCAGACCCGCAACGTCTACGGGCAGGTCACCAGCGCCGGCGTCGTGCTGATGTCGCCGTCCAACACGGGCCTCGACCTTAGCAACATCGCCGACAACGGCCTGTACTGGCGTACGGCGCCGTCTGACGTGCTGCAGGGCGAGGTGCTCGGCAACCTCATCGCAGAGGACGGCAACAGCACCCTCGGCATCATCTACCAGAACGACGCGTATGGCACCGGCCTCGCTGACACCACGAAGAAGAACTTCGAGGCCAGCGGTGGCAAGGTTGTCGCCGAGTCGAGCTTCAACACGGGTGACACCAACTTCACGACGCAGATCAGCGACGTGACGGCTCAGAACCCGGATGCGATCGCCCTGATCACCTTCGACCAGAGCAAGATCATCATCCCCGAGCTGGTCGGTGGCGGTTTCCCCGGCGACAAGCTGTACCTGGTGGACGGCAACCTCGTCGACTACAGCGCCGACTTCGCGGCCGGTCTCATCACGGGGGCCAAGGGCACCAAGCCCGGCCTCGACCTCACCAAGCTCGGTGACTTCACCGACCGCCTGCTGACGGTTGACCCGACGCTGACCGACTTCACCTACGCGCCCGAGTCGTACGACAACATCGTGCTCTTCGCGCTGGCGGCCTATGCGGCCGACGACACGACGGGTAAGTCGATCGCCGACTACCTCCGCCAGATCTCTGGCGGCACGGGCGACGGCACGAAGGTGACCACCTTCGAGGAGGGCGTCGCCCTGCTCAAGGATGGCAAGCAGATCGACTACGACGGCTACTCCGGCCCGATCACCTTCGATGCGAACGGCGACCCGACCCAGGCGACGATCGGCATCTACCAGTACGACGCAAGCAACATGCCGTCGAAGCGACTCAACTAG